tgtgactgactgtCCCACTGctctgctgctgtccacgctttcgcctcgccgtcgtcttgcgtttttcggaacgggctacagcgttgcggtttcggcatctgactcatccctctcgctcatcatgccgtccaagtggaggaaatgtcgagccgtaagaaaggaatacaacaagataatgaatgagctaggactcgcgccgCGTAATGCTGGGCCTTCCTCGTCCAACAACGAAGgtgcaagcttcacctctgcagacagttctcgcgtagagcgactttcgcctctgaagccgggaaccagcagacaatcgcGAAGTTCACTTTCCacggatgacggtggtgagcctccgttcaaacggttgaacgagcggtCGAGTAGCGAAGCCTTTGTCGACGACGTCtgcagacaagaagctccttGTGTCGACGAATTCCAATCGGAgagtgcgggtacgtcctcatgtgagcaaAGCGActctgatagcagctcaagtgacaaaggaggtccccaaggaAGCGAATCGAGTGATGAGTCAGATGACTTTGTCGCTTCAGACAGCTgcactgggccagatgagggaatagccttcacttgtagtccaacgctCACTCATGTACTTTCTGAACAACTGTCGGCAAGTGAAGAgtttgctgtaattgcttccaaacataatatgacgcatgcgtgcattaacgatgtcctcgatttctgccggcgaagaggcatctccgaccttccaaaagatgctaggacagttttgaaaactgagcgcaaagcacAGGTGGAGCAAAATGGGTCATTCGTGCACTTTGGtcttgcagaaggaattcgtcaagtgttgcagccggggcaagtagttccaagtgaactgaagctacagggcaacattgacggagtccctctttacaaaagtagccagctcGCCTTTTGGcccattttgtgccgcataacaaatgtggaggcatcaccgccatttgttgtcagtgtgtactgtggtgcagggaagccGCCATGTCTGCAGGATTATCTAGAGCCATTTTTGCAAGAGGTCTCCGACCTAATCTCTGAGGGGAtaagcataggagatgttcatgttcgggtgagcattggagccatggtttgcgatgctcctgcaaggagctatgtcaaatgtattgttggccacactggctattatgcgtgcgagcgatgcaaccaaaaagggcagcaccttgagaacagggtgacatttcccagACTTCATGCAGCTGCACGGAcgaatgcatcatttcgatctcaagagaacaagcaCCACCATTCTGGTGTTTCACCATTCCTTTCCCTTGACGTCGACATGATTGCATTCTTCCCATCTGAATACATGCATCTCGTTTGCCTGGGAGTCATGCGACGACTTTTAAGGAATTGGGTATGCCAAGGCCACAGTAACAGACTGAGCAGACTGTATCGCAATCAACTGAATGAAAGCCTGCGAGAGGCATCCAAGGCCTTTCCAACATGTTTCCAGCGGAAACCAAGGGGTACAGAAGAGCTTGATCGGTGGAAGGCAACAGAGTTTCGGACATTCCTCCTTTATGTGGGGCCTGTTGTCCTAAAGCCTCTTCTGCCTGCTTCTCAGTACAAGCATTTTGTAATGTTTCATGTGGCGGTCAGAATTTTAGCATCGCCTCAGCACTACCGTGAGTACAATGTTTTTGCCAAAGATTTGCTAAGGTATTTTGTTCAGGAGCTTAGTGAGCTATACGGGAAAAAACAGCTCGTGTACAATGTACACTCACTAATTCATCTTGCTGACCAGTGCCTAGACCATGGCCCTTTAGATGAGTTTAGTGCATTCCCTTTCGAAAGCTACCTTGGACGAATTAAAAAGTTGCTGCGATCTTCCAACAAGCCACTTTCGCAGCTAAGTAGGAGAATTTCTGAACTGAGGCACTCATCCAGGAACCAAGTCAAGCAGAAACTGCAACATGTGAAGCCTGGAGACTGCTTCCTGATTGACAGTACTCCTGTGGTGGTTCTGGAGATAATGGCAGACCACTTCAAGGGTGGGATTTTGCCAAATGCCAGGGACTTTTTCAAACTTCCACTGAAGTCGTCTCAGTTGAATATCTGGCGCTGCAATACGTTGAGTAACGAAAGAAAGGTCTGGCATCTTGATGACCTTCGGAACACAGCTCGGTGCCTGAGGCTAAACTACAAGCAAGGACATGTTGTTATTCCTCTTTTGCACTTTCACTGAAGCTGTCAGTGGCCGTTGGGCTTGTAGTGACCCAAACTGCCTTAGTCAGCCGTCCAACTGCCACATAGCATGCCGTTCAAACACTTACGGCAAGCATGCTGATAGCTGTACAACCAGGACACATTGCATGTCAATTCTCCAAGGTGCTACACCAGCTGTCATTCACGCTTCTGCTGTG
This genomic stretch from Dermacentor silvarum isolate Dsil-2018 chromosome 2, BIME_Dsil_1.4, whole genome shotgun sequence harbors:
- the LOC125942871 gene encoding uncharacterized protein LOC125942871; amino-acid sequence: MPSKWRKCRAVRKEYNKIMNELGLAPRNAGPSSSNNEGASFTSADSSRVERLSPLKPGTSRQSRSSLSTDDGGEPPFKRLNERSSSEAFVDDVCRQEAPCVDEFQSESAGTSSCEQSDSDSSSSDKGGPQGSESSDESDDFVASDSCTGPDEGIAFTCSPTLTHVLSEQLSASEEFAVIASKHNMTHACINDVLDFCRRRGISDLPKDARTVLKTERKAQVEQNGSFVHFGLAEGIRQVLQPGQVVPSELKLQGNIDGVPLYKSSQLAFWPILCRITNVEASPPFVVSVYCGAGKPPCLQDYLEPFLQEVSDLISEGISIGDVHVRVSIGAMVCDAPARSYVKCIVGHTGYYACERCNQKGQHLENRVTFPRLHAAARTNASFRSQENKHHHSGVSPFLSLDVDMIAFFPSEYMHLVCLGVMRRLLRNWVCQGHSNRLSRLYRNQLNESLREASKAFPTCFQRKPRGTEELDRWKATEFRTFLLYVGPVVLKPLLPASQYKHFVMFHVAVRILASPQHYREYNVFAKDLLRYFVQELSELYGKKQLVYNVHSLIHLADQCLDHGPLDEFSAFPFESYLGRIKKLLRSSNKPLSQLSRRISELRHSSRNQVKQKLQHVKPGDCFLIDSTPVVVLEIMADHFKGGILPNARDFFKLPLKSSQLNIWRCNTLSNERKVWHLDDLRNTARCLRLNYKQGHVVIPLLHFH